The proteins below come from a single Trachemys scripta elegans isolate TJP31775 chromosome 16, CAS_Tse_1.0, whole genome shotgun sequence genomic window:
- the HNRNPA1 gene encoding heterogeneous nuclear ribonucleoprotein A1 isoform X2 yields MSKSESPKEPEQLRKLFIGGLSFETTDESLRGHFEQWGTLTDCVVMRDPNTKRSRGFGFVTYSTVEEVDAAMNARPHKVDGRVVEPKRAVSREDSQRPGAHLTVKKIFVGGIKEDTEEHHLRDYFEQYGKIEVIEIMTDRGSGKKRGFAFVTFDDHDSVDKIVIQKYHTVNGHNCEVRKALSKQEMASASSSQRGRSGSGNFSGGGRGGGFGGNDNFNRGSNFSGRGYGGGGGGPSYSGGSRGYGGSGNYDGYNNGGGGFGSGSGGSSFGGGGNYNDFGSYNNQSSNFGPMKGGNFGGRSSGPYSSGGGVALGGLLSERGHQNKSLRTTAITPSPIALSGGYGGSSSGGSYGGGRRF; encoded by the exons ATGTCCAAGTCCGAG TCCCCTAAGGAACCTGAGCAGCTGCGCAAGCTCTTCATCGGTGGCCTGAGCTTCGAGACAACAGATGAGAGCCTTCGTGGCCACTTCGAGCAATGGGGCACACTCACCGATTGCGTG GTAATGAGAGATCCAAATACCAAGCGCTCCAGGGGCTTTGGGTTTGTTACATACTCTACAGTAGAAGAGGTTGATGCTGCCATGAATGCTAGACCACACAAAGTTGATGGCAGAGTTGTTGAACCAAAGAGGGCCGTATCCAGAGAG GACTCTCAGAGGCCTGGAGCTCACCTGACAGTGAAGAAAATCTTTGTTGGTGGGATTAAGGAAGACACAGAGGAGCACCACCTGAGAGACTACTTTGAACAGTATGGCAAAATTGAAGTGATTGAGATCATGACAGACCGTGGCAGTGGCAAGAAGAGAGGCTTTGCGTTCGTCACCTTTGATGACCACGACTCTGTGGACAAGATTGTTA TTCAGAAATATCACACTGTGAATGGCCACAACTGCGAAGTGAGGAAAGCACTGTCGAAGCAAGAAATGGCCAGCGCTTCATCCAGCCAAAGAG GTCGCAGTGGCTCTGGGAACTTCAGTGGTGGTGGCCGTGGAGGTGGATTTGGTGGAAATGACAACTTTAACCGTGGCAGCAACTTCAGTGGTCGTG gtTATGGTGGTGGCGGTGGTGGCCCTAGCTACTCTGGGGGAAGCAGAGGCTACGGTGGCAGTGGCAACTATGATGGCTATAACAACGGAGGTGGTGGCTTTGGCAGTGGCAGTGGAG GAAGCAGCTTTGGAGGTGGCGGAAACTACAATGACTTTGGCAGTTACAACAACCAATCTTCAAACTTTGGCCCTATGAAAGGAGGGAACTTCGGAGGCAGAAGCTCTGGTCCATACAGCAGTGGTG ggggggtCGCACTCGGAGGCTTGCTatctgaaaggggtcaccagaacaaaagtttgagaaccactgctataacgCCATCTCCAATTGCTCTCTCAGGTGGCTACGGTGGCTCCAGTAGTGGCGGTAGTTATGGAGGTGGGAGAAGGTTTTAA
- the HNRNPA1 gene encoding heterogeneous nuclear ribonucleoprotein A1 isoform X3, with amino-acid sequence MSKSESPKEPEQLRKLFIGGLSFETTDESLRGHFEQWGTLTDCVVMRDPNTKRSRGFGFVTYSTVEEVDAAMNARPHKVDGRVVEPKRAVSREDSQRPGAHLTVKKIFVGGIKEDTEEHHLRDYFEQYGKIEVIEIMTDRGSGKKRGFAFVTFDDHDSVDKIVIQKYHTVNGHNCEVRKALSKQEMASASSSQRGRSGSGNFSGGGRGGGFGGNDNFNRGSNFSGRGGFGGSRGGGYGGSGDGYNGFSNEGYGGGGGGPSYSGGSRGYGGSGNYDGYNNGGGGFGSGSGGSSFGGGGNYNDFGSYNNQSSNFGPMKGGNFGGRSSGPYSSGGGYGGSSSGGSYGGGRRF; translated from the exons ATGTCCAAGTCCGAG TCCCCTAAGGAACCTGAGCAGCTGCGCAAGCTCTTCATCGGTGGCCTGAGCTTCGAGACAACAGATGAGAGCCTTCGTGGCCACTTCGAGCAATGGGGCACACTCACCGATTGCGTG GTAATGAGAGATCCAAATACCAAGCGCTCCAGGGGCTTTGGGTTTGTTACATACTCTACAGTAGAAGAGGTTGATGCTGCCATGAATGCTAGACCACACAAAGTTGATGGCAGAGTTGTTGAACCAAAGAGGGCCGTATCCAGAGAG GACTCTCAGAGGCCTGGAGCTCACCTGACAGTGAAGAAAATCTTTGTTGGTGGGATTAAGGAAGACACAGAGGAGCACCACCTGAGAGACTACTTTGAACAGTATGGCAAAATTGAAGTGATTGAGATCATGACAGACCGTGGCAGTGGCAAGAAGAGAGGCTTTGCGTTCGTCACCTTTGATGACCACGACTCTGTGGACAAGATTGTTA TTCAGAAATATCACACTGTGAATGGCCACAACTGCGAAGTGAGGAAAGCACTGTCGAAGCAAGAAATGGCCAGCGCTTCATCCAGCCAAAGAG GTCGCAGTGGCTCTGGGAACTTCAGTGGTGGTGGCCGTGGAGGTGGATTTGGTGGAAATGACAACTTTAACCGTGGCAGCAACTTCAGTGGTCGTG GTGGGTTTGGTGGCAGCCGCGGTGGTGGCTATGGAGGCAGTGGAGACGGCTATAATGGATTTAGCAATGAGG gtTATGGTGGTGGCGGTGGTGGCCCTAGCTACTCTGGGGGAAGCAGAGGCTACGGTGGCAGTGGCAACTATGATGGCTATAACAACGGAGGTGGTGGCTTTGGCAGTGGCAGTGGAG GAAGCAGCTTTGGAGGTGGCGGAAACTACAATGACTTTGGCAGTTACAACAACCAATCTTCAAACTTTGGCCCTATGAAAGGAGGGAACTTCGGAGGCAGAAGCTCTGGTCCATACAGCAGTGGTG GTGGCTACGGTGGCTCCAGTAGTGGCGGTAGTTATGGAGGTGGGAGAAGGTTTTAA
- the HNRNPA1 gene encoding heterogeneous nuclear ribonucleoprotein A1 isoform X1, with the protein MSKSESPKEPEQLRKLFIGGLSFETTDESLRGHFEQWGTLTDCVVMRDPNTKRSRGFGFVTYSTVEEVDAAMNARPHKVDGRVVEPKRAVSREDSQRPGAHLTVKKIFVGGIKEDTEEHHLRDYFEQYGKIEVIEIMTDRGSGKKRGFAFVTFDDHDSVDKIVIQKYHTVNGHNCEVRKALSKQEMASASSSQRGRSGSGNFSGGGRGGGFGGNDNFNRGSNFSGRGGFGGSRGGGYGGSGDGYNGFSNEGYGGGGGGPSYSGGSRGYGGSGNYDGYNNGGGGFGSGSGGSSFGGGGNYNDFGSYNNQSSNFGPMKGGNFGGRSSGPYSSGGGVALGGLLSERGHQNKSLRTTAITPSPIALSGGYGGSSSGGSYGGGRRF; encoded by the exons ATGTCCAAGTCCGAG TCCCCTAAGGAACCTGAGCAGCTGCGCAAGCTCTTCATCGGTGGCCTGAGCTTCGAGACAACAGATGAGAGCCTTCGTGGCCACTTCGAGCAATGGGGCACACTCACCGATTGCGTG GTAATGAGAGATCCAAATACCAAGCGCTCCAGGGGCTTTGGGTTTGTTACATACTCTACAGTAGAAGAGGTTGATGCTGCCATGAATGCTAGACCACACAAAGTTGATGGCAGAGTTGTTGAACCAAAGAGGGCCGTATCCAGAGAG GACTCTCAGAGGCCTGGAGCTCACCTGACAGTGAAGAAAATCTTTGTTGGTGGGATTAAGGAAGACACAGAGGAGCACCACCTGAGAGACTACTTTGAACAGTATGGCAAAATTGAAGTGATTGAGATCATGACAGACCGTGGCAGTGGCAAGAAGAGAGGCTTTGCGTTCGTCACCTTTGATGACCACGACTCTGTGGACAAGATTGTTA TTCAGAAATATCACACTGTGAATGGCCACAACTGCGAAGTGAGGAAAGCACTGTCGAAGCAAGAAATGGCCAGCGCTTCATCCAGCCAAAGAG GTCGCAGTGGCTCTGGGAACTTCAGTGGTGGTGGCCGTGGAGGTGGATTTGGTGGAAATGACAACTTTAACCGTGGCAGCAACTTCAGTGGTCGTG GTGGGTTTGGTGGCAGCCGCGGTGGTGGCTATGGAGGCAGTGGAGACGGCTATAATGGATTTAGCAATGAGG gtTATGGTGGTGGCGGTGGTGGCCCTAGCTACTCTGGGGGAAGCAGAGGCTACGGTGGCAGTGGCAACTATGATGGCTATAACAACGGAGGTGGTGGCTTTGGCAGTGGCAGTGGAG GAAGCAGCTTTGGAGGTGGCGGAAACTACAATGACTTTGGCAGTTACAACAACCAATCTTCAAACTTTGGCCCTATGAAAGGAGGGAACTTCGGAGGCAGAAGCTCTGGTCCATACAGCAGTGGTG ggggggtCGCACTCGGAGGCTTGCTatctgaaaggggtcaccagaacaaaagtttgagaaccactgctataacgCCATCTCCAATTGCTCTCTCAGGTGGCTACGGTGGCTCCAGTAGTGGCGGTAGTTATGGAGGTGGGAGAAGGTTTTAA